A DNA window from Undibacterium sp. YM2 contains the following coding sequences:
- a CDS encoding ABC transporter substrate-binding protein, whose product MKLPRLLILLWMTMGCLYPAHASDVASNSSNVSSNTGKLIRYPRLSTQLDPHSDYVLEVLRLAIKASGQPYQLQASEAPMQQARGIYELSSVKGNVDILWTMTTDEREAQLIPIRIPIDKGLIGWRIALLTEANANIFKDVKNLKDLAAFTAGQELDWPDGPILKSNGLPLKTSASYEPLFNMLKAGRFDYFPRSVFEVQVELDGRPGQKLVIDKHIALYYPSALYFFVSPREPKVAEDIQNGLEEMIRNGSFEKIFQRYQQATIKNINLKSRTIISLRNPLLSTEKMPLHRPELWFKP is encoded by the coding sequence ATGAAATTGCCTAGACTGCTGATACTGCTTTGGATGACCATGGGCTGCCTGTACCCGGCGCACGCCAGTGATGTTGCCAGCAATTCCAGTAATGTCAGCAGCAATACAGGCAAGCTCATACGCTATCCACGTCTGTCCACGCAACTTGATCCGCATAGTGACTATGTACTGGAAGTGTTAAGGCTGGCGATCAAGGCCAGTGGTCAGCCTTATCAGTTGCAAGCCAGTGAGGCCCCCATGCAACAGGCGCGCGGTATCTATGAGCTGAGCTCGGTGAAGGGGAATGTCGATATCCTGTGGACCATGACGACAGATGAGAGGGAGGCACAGCTAATCCCCATTCGCATTCCCATCGACAAGGGCCTGATAGGCTGGCGCATTGCTTTGCTGACAGAGGCGAATGCGAATATCTTCAAGGATGTCAAAAACCTCAAAGACCTGGCGGCCTTCACTGCCGGGCAAGAGCTGGACTGGCCCGATGGGCCTATATTGAAAAGCAATGGCCTGCCGCTAAAAACTTCGGCATCCTACGAACCCCTGTTCAATATGCTCAAGGCAGGGCGCTTTGATTATTTCCCACGTTCTGTTTTTGAAGTGCAGGTAGAACTCGATGGCCGTCCTGGTCAAAAGCTGGTCATCGACAAGCACATCGCCCTGTATTATCCATCTGCCCTGTATTTTTTTGTCAGCCCGCGCGAACCCAAAGTGGCTGAAGACATACAGAACGGCCTGGAAGAGATGATCAGAAATGGCAGCTTTGAAAAAATATTCCAGCGCTACCAGCAAGCCACGATCAAAAACATCAACCTCAAGTCCCGCACCATCATCAGCTTGCGCAACCCCTTGCTGAGCACAGAAAAAATGCCTTTGCACAGGCCGGAGTTGTGGTTCAAACCCTGA